In Spinacia oleracea cultivar Varoflay chromosome 5, BTI_SOV_V1, whole genome shotgun sequence, a single window of DNA contains:
- the LOC110798824 gene encoding uncharacterized protein isoform X2 codes for MNYCRVVERKKMAADRKSYVMSVEFAMRREMAYRKKLNGEGGSSSTNICARNDRDPLPIQVIAPTSSHAPREILQPTQYSSPALTVRPMYNPTPRPYYAPRPVQTPLQSPNSQHNELTTRSTPLVRPPLIQSQRSRPGAAHQLARKKRKKPLQEEDYFCELCEIDCTSEFNLRMHFNGQKHKAKKREANSKKVSESGVSQWGTRQHKYCDLCRIWCTDESSFRLHLDGKNHILKLHAAEKKN; via the exons ATGAATTATTGCAGGGTAgtagagagaaaaaaaatggCAGCTGACAGGAAAAGCTATGTGATGTCAGTAGAGTTTGCAATGAGAAGAGAGATGGCTTACCGGAAAAAGTTGAATGGTGAAGGAGGGTCTAGTAGTACTAACATTTGTGCCAGGAATGATCGGGATCCTCTGCCTATTCAG GTGATAGCACCAACTTCTAGCCATGCTCCAAGGGAAATCCTACAGCCTACCCAATATTCAAGTCCAGCTCTGACTGTGCGGCCCATGTACAATCCTACCCCACGCCCATATTATGCGCCTAGACCAGTGCAAACTCCACTGCAAAGTCCCAACTCGCAGCATAATGAACTGACTACCAGGTCAACACCACTTGTGAGGCCACCTCTGATTCAAAGCCAACGTTCAAGACCAGGTGCAGCTCATCAGTTAGCTCGTAAGAAGAGGAAGAAGCCACTTCAAGAGGAAGATTACTTCTGCGAGCTCTGTGAAATTGACTGCACTAGTGAGTTCAATCTCAGGATGCACTTCAATGGTCAGAAGCACAAGGCCAAAAAGCGAGAGGCAAACAGTAAGAAAGTGTCTGAAAGTGGAGTGTCACAGTGGGGTACAAGACAACATAAATACTGTGATTTGTGTAGGATTTGGTGCACAGATGAGAGCTCTTTCAGACTGCATCTTGATGGAAAGAACCATATACTCAAACTCCATGCTGCTGAGAAAAAAAACTAA
- the LOC110798824 gene encoding uncharacterized protein isoform X3, whose amino-acid sequence MAADRKSYVMSVEFAMRREMAYRKKLNGEGGSSSTNICARNDRDPLPIQVIAPTSSHAPREILQPTQYSSPALTVRPMYNPTPRPYYAPRPVQTPLQSPNSQHNELTTRSTPLVRPPLIQSQRSRPGAAHQLARKKRKKPLQEEDYFCELCEIDCTSEFNLRMHFNGQKHKAKKREANSKKVSESGVSQWGTRQHKYCDLCRIWCTDESSFRLHLDGKNHILKLHAAEKKN is encoded by the exons atggCAGCTGACAGGAAAAGCTATGTGATGTCAGTAGAGTTTGCAATGAGAAGAGAGATGGCTTACCGGAAAAAGTTGAATGGTGAAGGAGGGTCTAGTAGTACTAACATTTGTGCCAGGAATGATCGGGATCCTCTGCCTATTCAG GTGATAGCACCAACTTCTAGCCATGCTCCAAGGGAAATCCTACAGCCTACCCAATATTCAAGTCCAGCTCTGACTGTGCGGCCCATGTACAATCCTACCCCACGCCCATATTATGCGCCTAGACCAGTGCAAACTCCACTGCAAAGTCCCAACTCGCAGCATAATGAACTGACTACCAGGTCAACACCACTTGTGAGGCCACCTCTGATTCAAAGCCAACGTTCAAGACCAGGTGCAGCTCATCAGTTAGCTCGTAAGAAGAGGAAGAAGCCACTTCAAGAGGAAGATTACTTCTGCGAGCTCTGTGAAATTGACTGCACTAGTGAGTTCAATCTCAGGATGCACTTCAATGGTCAGAAGCACAAGGCCAAAAAGCGAGAGGCAAACAGTAAGAAAGTGTCTGAAAGTGGAGTGTCACAGTGGGGTACAAGACAACATAAATACTGTGATTTGTGTAGGATTTGGTGCACAGATGAGAGCTCTTTCAGACTGCATCTTGATGGAAAGAACCATATACTCAAACTCCATGCTGCTGAGAAAAAAAACTAA
- the LOC110798824 gene encoding leucine-rich repeat extensin-like protein 5 isoform X1 produces the protein MGSERGSYKMGVDIAVMREMAYRQQLELMELIKRNEFKQVSAPPNQTSLPASKPNSEKRSSQIPKPRPKLSENSSPISSQKPGPSFSGTKPKTLMIPVSLPPRGPSSVPRPIFSSQTRPKSVPRPIFSSQAHPKSVQRPIFSFKTAPKSVPRPFFSSQAGLSSVPRHVFSSPAGRISSAPRSILSSQTGPRLKSVIAGPRPLMPQSPRPSLTWQKPSHIGPNTSPRPVLLPPPPPIGQRFKPAPGLGYKRKEAPTPTHQLQVQANHNDGKVRKLFCEVCDVQCASFPNLQMHLMGQKHKAQVKKGKGVGQTSSEIETRKYCDLCDTWCMNEFSMKQHVSGRSHILKLHAAQRKN, from the exons ATGGGTAGTGAAAGGGGTAGTTATAAAATGGGAGTGGATATTGCGGTGATGAGGGAGATGGCTTATCGCCAACAGTTAGAGTTGATGGAGCTGATCAAGAGAAATGAATTCAAACAAGTCTCTGCACCTCCTAAT CAAACTTCTTTACCAGCTTCAAAGCCAAATTCAGAGAAAAGATCAAGCCAAATTCCAAAACCGAGGCCCAAGCTAAGCGAGAATTCATCGCCTATTTCAAGTCAAAAGCCAGGCCCTTCGTTCTCAGGAACAAAGCCGAAAACACTGATGATCCCGGTCTCACTCCCGCCTCGAGGCCCAAGTTCAGTCCCAAGGCCCATTTTCTCATCTCAGACACGGCCAAAGTCAGTCCCAAGGCCCATTTTCTCATCTCAGGCACACCCAAAGTCAGTCCAAAGGCCCATTTTCTCATTTAAGACAGCCCCAAAGTCAGTCCCAAGACCCTTTTTCTCATCTCAGGCAGGCCTAAGTTCAGTCCCCAGGCACGTTTTCTCATCTCCGGCAGGCCGAATAAGCTCAGCCCCCCGATCCATCCTTTCATCTCAGACAGGCCCAAGGCTAAAATCAGTGATAGCAGGCCCACGTCCATTAATGCCTCAAAGCCCACGTCCATCACTTACGTGGCAAAAGCCATCACACATTGGCCCGAATACAAGTCCAAGGCCCGTTTTACTCCCGCCTCCCCCTCCTATAGGACAGAGGTTCAAGCCCGCTCCAGGCTTAGGCTACAAAAGAAAAGAGGCACCTACTCCTACTCATCAACTTCAGGTTCAGGCTAATCATAATGATGGTAAGGTGAGGAAGTTGTTCTGTGAAGTGTGTGATGTGCAGTGCGCTTCTTTTCCTAACCTTCAGATGCATCTCATGGGTCAAAAACACAAAGCTCAAGTGAAGAAAGGCAAGGGAGTTGGGCAAACAAGCTCGGAAATCGAGACAAGGAAGTACTGTGACTTGTGTGATACATGGTGCATGAATGAGTTTTCTATGAAACAACATGTTAGTGGCAGGAGTCACATCCTCAAACTTCATGCTGCTCAGAGGAAGAATTGA
- the LOC110799852 gene encoding zinc finger BED domain-containing protein RICESLEEPER 2 isoform X2: MDGNMIAVIDGKNGLVECDSNRSKKRSIAWDHFEKLPAESKSEGKAKCIHCDGIFSATPRSGTSHLKRHVERCAKRAAIDVQPISTSYGFGEFEGSGSSVKLGKRVSKVWFEYDLFPAPNMNDAKAKCKHCKMVLSAASKNGTSHLKRHLDKCPRRVTFTGNIEQFFLTSENLVEGNDLEKTPKDETATGKTKHLSAIGENLGEGSKSRENSLVDQDELRRYISVCIIKGAHPFSFVEERGFRSMMSKACPQFKPFSRTIVRRELFSMYLKERDNIKEMLAKAPGRICLTVGNWKARDTKDEYICVTTHFIDEHWKLLKRVLCFKALAPPYDGTYIADELACLSSQYNIERKTFAITVDEASYDESTVSSIKRGLLTENSPVSGGSFFQVNCYAHLLNFLAQSSLKLVDDIVERVRELVKYVNKSPLQRKKFFDLAERTFELQAKKRLSLDVVLRWNSTYKLIDRTLYYKNVFKHLLESKQELINLALSKEEWQKLSIIHKFLRVLYDVTRLFSGTSGPTSNLLLKGMLMIHCRMMDIVKGPNPFLAHAVEAMQAKFDDFWCENSLILSCAAILDPRYKVKFVEYCYMKLFGPTNFEDRVSKVVSTLYCLFAEHKRQSIHFSSPAMGSSSVNTNFVGDDEGDMFGDYDQFLSSASRSHGNKSELDLYLEEPSYDLNSELDVLEFWSRSSMRYPNLSLMARDILSIPVFTVNSKEAFTFGSKTLSSVQSSVLPETLQALLCLQDWLGAEDNSDDQTVTAEDPSGSSEDAEYDDDDDDSVLKQP; the protein is encoded by the exons ATGGATGGAAATATGATTGCGGTCATAGATGGAAAGAATGGACTTGTTGAATGTGATAGCAACAGGAGCAAGAAGCGGTCTATAGCGTGGGATCATTTTGAGAAGTTACCTGCTGAGAGCAAGAGCGAAGGAAAAGCAAAGTGCATACATTGTGATGGTATTTTTAGTGCTACTCCTAGGAGTGGAACGTCTCATTTAAAGCGTCATGTGGAAAGGTGTGCCAAGCGTGCTGCAATTGATGTGCAACCTATCTCAACGAGCTATGGATTTGGTGAGTTTGAAGGTAGCGGGTCTAGTGTCAAGCTTGGGAAAAGGGTTTCAAAGGTATGGTTTGAATATGATTTGTTCCCAGCTCCTAATATGAATGATGCAAAAGCCAAGTGCAAGCACTGTAAGATGGTTCTCTCTGCAGCTTCCAAAAATGGCACATCTCACCTAAAGCGTCATTTAGACAAGTGTCCAAGGCGTGTGACTTTTACCGGTAACATAGAACAATTCTTCCTTACAAGTGAGAATCTAGTTGAAGGAAACGACTTAGAAAAGACACCAAAAGATGAAACTGCAACTGGTAAAACAAAACACCTTTCAGCAATCGGTGAGAATCTGGGTGAAGGAAGCAAATCGAGAGAAAATAGCCTGGTTGATCAGGATGAGCTGCGAAGATATATATCAGTTTGCATTATTAAAGGAGCTCATCCATTTAGCTTTGTGGAAGAGAGAGGCTTTAGATCTATGATGTCTAAAGCGTGTCCACAATTTAAGCCATTCAGTCGGACAATTGTCAGAAGAGAACTGTTTTCTATGTATTTGAAGGAAAGGGACAACATAAAAGAAATGTTAGCAAAGGCTCCAGGCCGCATATGTCTGACAGTTGGTAATTGGAAAGCAAGAGACACAAAAGACGAGTATATTTGTGTAACAACACATTTCATTGATGAGCACTGGAAGTTGCTGAAGAGGGTTTTGTGTTTTAAAGCTTTAGCACCCCCGTATGACGGAACTTACATCGCAGATGAATTGGCATGTTTATCATCACAGTATAACATTGAACGTAAGACCTTCGCAATCACAGTGGATGAAGCTTCTTATGATGAGTCAACAGTGTCTTCTATTAAAAGAGGTCTTCTTACGGAGAATTCTCCTGTTAGTGGTGGCTCTTTTTTCCAAGTTAATTGCTATGCTCATTTATTGAACTTTCTTGCACAATCTTCCTTAAAGTTggttgatgatattgttgagaGAGTCCGTGAATTGGTCAAGTATGTCAACAAGTCACCACTTCAAAGGAAGAAGTTCTTTGATCTGGCTGAGAGGACGTTTGAATTGCAAGCAAAGAAAAGGCTGAGCCTTGACGTGGTGCTTAGATGGAATTCCACATATAAGTTAATTGACCGCACTCTTTACTATAAGAATGTTTTCAAGCATCTTCTGGAGTCAAAGCAAGAACTAATCAACTTGGCTCTTTCTAAAGAAGAGTGGCAGAAGTTGAGCATTATTCACAAGTTCCTGAGGGTTCTTTATGACGTAACTCGCTTGTTTTCAGGCACTAGTGGGCCAACATCAAATTTGTTGTTGAAGGGGATGTTGATGATCCATTGCCGTATGATGGATATAGTAAAAGGTCCAAACCCATTCTTGGCTCATGCTGTTGAAGCTATGCAAGCTAAATTTGATGATTTCTGGTGTGAGAATAGCTTGATTTTATCTTGTGCTGCAATCTTAGATCCACGCTACAAGGTAAAATTTGTGGAATATTGCTATATGAAACTCTTTGGCCCGACTAATTTCGAGGACCGTGTTAGTAAAGTTGTAAGCACTCTCTACTGTTTGTTTGCTGAACATAAGCGGCAATCTATACACTTTTCCTCTCCAGCTATGGGGTCTTCTAGCGTTAATACAAACTTTGTTGGAGATGATGAGGGAGACATGTTTGGGGACTATGATCAATTTCTGAGCTCAGCATCAAGATCACATGGAAACAAGTCTGAATTGGATCTTTACCTGGAAGAGCCTAGTTATGATTTAAATTCTGAATTAGATGTACTAGAATTCTGGAGTAGAAGCTCGATGAGGTATCCTAACCTTTCATTGATGGCACGGGACATTCTATCCATACCTGTTTTCACTGTTAATTCCAAGGAGGCATTTACCTTTGGGAGTAAAACATTGTCTTCTGTTCAAAGCTCCGTTCTGCCCGAGACACTTCAAGCTTTATTATGTCTTCAAGATTGGCTAGGTGCAGAAGATAACTCTG ATGACCAGACTGTTACAGCTGAGGATCCTAGTGGGTCAAGTGAAGATGCTGAAtatgatgatgacgatgatgatagT GTATTGAAGCAGCCTTGA
- the LOC110799852 gene encoding zinc finger BED domain-containing protein RICESLEEPER 2 isoform X1 gives MDGNMIAVIDGKNGLVECDSNRSKKRSIAWDHFEKLPAESKSEGKAKCIHCDGIFSATPRSGTSHLKRHVERCAKRAAIDVQPISTSYGFGEFEGSGSSVKLGKRVSKVWFEYDLFPAPNMNDAKAKCKHCKMVLSAASKNGTSHLKRHLDKCPRRVTFTGNIEQFFLTSENLVEGNDLEKTPKDETATGKTKHLSAIGENLGEGSKSRENSLVDQDELRRYISVCIIKGAHPFSFVEERGFRSMMSKACPQFKPFSRTIVRRELFSMYLKERDNIKEMLAKAPGRICLTVGNWKARDTKDEYICVTTHFIDEHWKLLKRVLCFKALAPPYDGTYIADELACLSSQYNIERKTFAITVDEASYDESTVSSIKRGLLTENSPVSGGSFFQVNCYAHLLNFLAQSSLKLVDDIVERVRELVKYVNKSPLQRKKFFDLAERTFELQAKKRLSLDVVLRWNSTYKLIDRTLYYKNVFKHLLESKQELINLALSKEEWQKLSIIHKFLRVLYDVTRLFSGTSGPTSNLLLKGMLMIHCRMMDIVKGPNPFLAHAVEAMQAKFDDFWCENSLILSCAAILDPRYKVKFVEYCYMKLFGPTNFEDRVSKVVSTLYCLFAEHKRQSIHFSSPAMGSSSVNTNFVGDDEGDMFGDYDQFLSSASRSHGNKSELDLYLEEPSYDLNSELDVLEFWSRSSMRYPNLSLMARDILSIPVFTVNSKEAFTFGSKTLSSVQSSVLPETLQALLCLQDWLGAEDNSDDQTVTAEDPSGSSEDAEYDDDDDDSVLTDSF, from the exons ATGGATGGAAATATGATTGCGGTCATAGATGGAAAGAATGGACTTGTTGAATGTGATAGCAACAGGAGCAAGAAGCGGTCTATAGCGTGGGATCATTTTGAGAAGTTACCTGCTGAGAGCAAGAGCGAAGGAAAAGCAAAGTGCATACATTGTGATGGTATTTTTAGTGCTACTCCTAGGAGTGGAACGTCTCATTTAAAGCGTCATGTGGAAAGGTGTGCCAAGCGTGCTGCAATTGATGTGCAACCTATCTCAACGAGCTATGGATTTGGTGAGTTTGAAGGTAGCGGGTCTAGTGTCAAGCTTGGGAAAAGGGTTTCAAAGGTATGGTTTGAATATGATTTGTTCCCAGCTCCTAATATGAATGATGCAAAAGCCAAGTGCAAGCACTGTAAGATGGTTCTCTCTGCAGCTTCCAAAAATGGCACATCTCACCTAAAGCGTCATTTAGACAAGTGTCCAAGGCGTGTGACTTTTACCGGTAACATAGAACAATTCTTCCTTACAAGTGAGAATCTAGTTGAAGGAAACGACTTAGAAAAGACACCAAAAGATGAAACTGCAACTGGTAAAACAAAACACCTTTCAGCAATCGGTGAGAATCTGGGTGAAGGAAGCAAATCGAGAGAAAATAGCCTGGTTGATCAGGATGAGCTGCGAAGATATATATCAGTTTGCATTATTAAAGGAGCTCATCCATTTAGCTTTGTGGAAGAGAGAGGCTTTAGATCTATGATGTCTAAAGCGTGTCCACAATTTAAGCCATTCAGTCGGACAATTGTCAGAAGAGAACTGTTTTCTATGTATTTGAAGGAAAGGGACAACATAAAAGAAATGTTAGCAAAGGCTCCAGGCCGCATATGTCTGACAGTTGGTAATTGGAAAGCAAGAGACACAAAAGACGAGTATATTTGTGTAACAACACATTTCATTGATGAGCACTGGAAGTTGCTGAAGAGGGTTTTGTGTTTTAAAGCTTTAGCACCCCCGTATGACGGAACTTACATCGCAGATGAATTGGCATGTTTATCATCACAGTATAACATTGAACGTAAGACCTTCGCAATCACAGTGGATGAAGCTTCTTATGATGAGTCAACAGTGTCTTCTATTAAAAGAGGTCTTCTTACGGAGAATTCTCCTGTTAGTGGTGGCTCTTTTTTCCAAGTTAATTGCTATGCTCATTTATTGAACTTTCTTGCACAATCTTCCTTAAAGTTggttgatgatattgttgagaGAGTCCGTGAATTGGTCAAGTATGTCAACAAGTCACCACTTCAAAGGAAGAAGTTCTTTGATCTGGCTGAGAGGACGTTTGAATTGCAAGCAAAGAAAAGGCTGAGCCTTGACGTGGTGCTTAGATGGAATTCCACATATAAGTTAATTGACCGCACTCTTTACTATAAGAATGTTTTCAAGCATCTTCTGGAGTCAAAGCAAGAACTAATCAACTTGGCTCTTTCTAAAGAAGAGTGGCAGAAGTTGAGCATTATTCACAAGTTCCTGAGGGTTCTTTATGACGTAACTCGCTTGTTTTCAGGCACTAGTGGGCCAACATCAAATTTGTTGTTGAAGGGGATGTTGATGATCCATTGCCGTATGATGGATATAGTAAAAGGTCCAAACCCATTCTTGGCTCATGCTGTTGAAGCTATGCAAGCTAAATTTGATGATTTCTGGTGTGAGAATAGCTTGATTTTATCTTGTGCTGCAATCTTAGATCCACGCTACAAGGTAAAATTTGTGGAATATTGCTATATGAAACTCTTTGGCCCGACTAATTTCGAGGACCGTGTTAGTAAAGTTGTAAGCACTCTCTACTGTTTGTTTGCTGAACATAAGCGGCAATCTATACACTTTTCCTCTCCAGCTATGGGGTCTTCTAGCGTTAATACAAACTTTGTTGGAGATGATGAGGGAGACATGTTTGGGGACTATGATCAATTTCTGAGCTCAGCATCAAGATCACATGGAAACAAGTCTGAATTGGATCTTTACCTGGAAGAGCCTAGTTATGATTTAAATTCTGAATTAGATGTACTAGAATTCTGGAGTAGAAGCTCGATGAGGTATCCTAACCTTTCATTGATGGCACGGGACATTCTATCCATACCTGTTTTCACTGTTAATTCCAAGGAGGCATTTACCTTTGGGAGTAAAACATTGTCTTCTGTTCAAAGCTCCGTTCTGCCCGAGACACTTCAAGCTTTATTATGTCTTCAAGATTGGCTAGGTGCAGAAGATAACTCTG ATGACCAGACTGTTACAGCTGAGGATCCTAGTGGGTCAAGTGAAGATGCTGAAtatgatgatgacgatgatgatagTGTACTTACTGATTCTTTTTAG